A genomic region of Colletotrichum destructivum chromosome 1, complete sequence contains the following coding sequences:
- a CDS encoding Putative glycoside hydrolase family 18, catalytic domain, glycosyl hydrolase family 18 (GH18) active yields MPKPGADGSCHAYAVQQNDSGVVIAEANSLTVAKLMEFKQQTWGWNGCKVLWIGTSICLSTGSPPMPGPVENAMCGSTVPGTQKPTGNTNLADLTLVRSRPAATTEADAERRRTLVWRPSPRLAPLEQLLPAVMVYCKQGISNCGMHIVKGSPPASTIRVAYFSAWNHNRPCLWMNVDQIDTSRYTRIHFVFADLTPDFRVVVSKVQDQFDRFKAVRGVKQIISFGGWDFSTKPATYQILRNAVRYENRQRFKQNVVEFVNSHGLDGVDLDWEYPGEPDIPGITAGNPKEGLDYFTFLFETRRTLDSSKSVSFAAPASYWYLKAFPIEIMGAWLDYIIHMTYDLHGQWDYGNKWTSSGYPGGDCLRSHINMTETVNALSMITKAGVPSNKVVVGVTSYGRSFRMTDPGCTGPSCTFAGTSAESPARKGHCTDTAGYISNAKINEIIAAGGNVRTYMEAGSDIFIYDDYEWVAHMDDVTKLGRENAYKAFNFAGTTDWAVDLQRFLYDESSDSQFPPSIETLPCNREYKSLDAIVADKDRTPSYCADQYTLTVLERTLGGALDEYDSIMRTDYDSKYNSFARAIKQTWDANLVEFYQLHTDEYYSCLMQRFDNGNWRNESIACPPKHSSGYAFSIYLIPKDEDRLYAFIEDKYHIAREWIAGSIVQFAPCIPPQECDKYGKLIGAPALRPGFQIPNPKDSIEESLGNLRELAGFISLTAAEVDAGLFLEPTTADAVDATAMPVLMVRAAVETMKSIYEMGEKIQQKERENIILLALTAILFIIPGLGQAASAVTGLAAFARIAVVIAQLGGAALGAYDIAQNPDSASMGVFGILLGGLAIRGAFKGFVSEAATVRRGMPARQIEGLGPVVKEGPDKIGFVVT; encoded by the exons AATGCCATGTGCGGTTCTACA GTTCCCGGCACTCAGAAACCGACGGGCAACACTAACCTCGCAGATCTTACTCTTGTCCGCTCAAGACCAGCTGCAACAACTGAGGCCGATGCGGAACGACGGAGGACTCTTGTGTGGCGTCCAAGTCCGAGACTGGCGCCCCTGGAACAGCTGCTCCCGGCAGTCATGG TTTACTGCAAACAAGGCATCTCCAACTGTGGCATGCACATCGTCAAGGGCTCGCCCCCCGCAAGCACCATCCGCGTCGCCTACTTCAGTGCCTGGAACCACAATCGGCCGTGCCTGTGGATGAACGTGGACCAGATCGACACGTCCCGGTACACGCGCATCCATttcgtcttcgccgacctCACCCCGGACTTCCGCGTCGTCGTGAGCAAGGTGCAGGACCAGTTCGACCGGTTCAAGGCCGTGAGGGGCGTCAAGCAGATCATCTCGTTTGGTGGATGGGACTTTAGCACGAAGCCCGCCACCTACCAGATCCTCCGCAACGCCGTCAGATACGAGAACCGTCAGAGGTTCAAGCAAAACGTCGTTGAGTTTGTCAACTCCCACGGTCTGGACGGCGTGGACCTCGACTGGGAGTACCCTGGT GAACCCGATATCCCTGGAATCACCGCCGGCAACCCTAAAGAAGGCCTCGACTACTTCACGTTCCTCTtcgagacgagacgaacaCTGGACTCCTCCAAGTCGGTGTCGTTTgccgcgccggcgtcgtaCTGGTACCTCAAGGCCTTCCCCATCGAGATTATGGGCGCCTGGCTGGACTACATCATCCACATGACGTACGACTTGCACGGTCAGTGGGACTACGGCAACAAGTGGACGTCGTCCGGCTACCCGGGCGGCGACTGCCTGCGGTCGCACATCAACATGACCGAGACGGTCAACGCCCTCTCGATGATTACCAAGGCCGGCGTGCCCTCcaacaaggtcgtcgtcggggtcACCAGCTACGGCCGCTCGTTCCGCATGACCGACCCCGGATGTACGGGCCCGTCCTGCACTTTTGCCGGCACGTCGGCCGAGTCGCCGGCCCGAAAAGGACACTGCACCGACACCGCCGGGTACATCTCAAACGCCAAGATCAACGAGATCatcgcggccggcggcaacgttAGGACTTACATGGAGGCCGGGTCGGACATATTCATTTACGACGACTACGAGTGGGTCGCCCACATGGACGACGTCACCAAACTCGGCCGCGAGAACGCGTACAAGGCGTTCAACTTCGCCGGCACGACAGACTGGGCGGTCGACCTCCAGCGGTTCCTCTACGACGAGTCGTCCGACAGCCAGTTCCCCCCGAGCATCGAGACGCTCCCCTGCAACCGGGAGTACAAGtccctcgacgccatcgtcgccgacaaggacagAACCCCCTCGTACTGCGCTGACCAGTACACCCTCACCGTGCTCGAGCGGACGCTCGGCGGGGCGCTCGACGAGTACGACAGCATCATGAGAACGGACTACGACAGCAAGTACAACTCCTTTGCCCGCGCCATCAAGCAGACGTGGGACGCCAACCTGGTCGAGTTCTATCAGCTCCACACAGACGAGTACTACAGCTGCCTCATGCAGCGcttcgacaacggcaacTGGCGCAACGAGTCCATCGCCTGCCCGCCCAAGCACAGCTCGGGCTACGCCTTCAGCATCTACCTGATCCCCAAGGACGAGGATCGGCTGTACGCCTTCATCGAGGACAAGTACCACATCGCCCGCGAGTGGATCGCCGGCTCCATCGTGCAGTTCGCCCCCTGCATCCCGCCCCAGGAGTGCGACAAGTACGGCAAGCTCATCGGCGCCCCCGCGCTGCGGCCGGGCTTCCAGATACCGAACCCCAAGGACTCGATCGAGGAGTCGCTCGGCAACCTCCGCGAGCTCGCGGGCTTCATCTcgctgacggcggccgaggtcgacgccggcctgttcctcgagccgacgacggccgacgccgtggacGCGACGGCGATGCCTGTGCTGATGGTGcgggccgccgtcgagacgatgaagagcaTCTACGAGATGGGCGAGAAGATCCAGCAGAAGGAGCGCGAGAATATCATCCTGCTGGCTCTCACGGCgatcctcttcatcatcccGGGGCTGGGCCAGGCGGCGAGCGCCGTCACCGGCCTGGCCGCCTTCGCGCGCATCGCTgtcgtcatcgcccagctcgggggcgccgccctcggcgcctaCGACATCGCGCAGAACCCGGACAGCGCGTCGATGGGCGTCTTCGGCatcctgctcggcggcctggctATCCGCGGCGCCTTCAAGGGCTTCGTGTCGGAGGCGGCCACTGTCCGGCGGGGCATGCCGGCGAGGCAGATCGAAGGGCTGGGACCGGTGGTCAAGGAGGGCCCGGACAAGATTGGATTCGTCGTCACATGA